The following proteins come from a genomic window of Methanosarcina sp. MTP4:
- a CDS encoding MoaD/ThiS family protein, whose translation MSKKVHITIQAGEISEQTVEVADDASYEDLLDTLDINQETVLVLNEGNAVPLDGTVLSDKLTILRVVTGG comes from the coding sequence GTGAGCAAAAAAGTACACATAACCATTCAAGCCGGAGAAATTTCCGAGCAGACCGTAGAAGTAGCAGATGACGCTAGCTACGAAGACCTGCTTGATACATTAGACATTAATCAGGAAACAGTTCTTGTATTAAATGAAGGGAATGCTGTCCCCCTGGATGGGACCGTCCTTTCCGACAAGCTTACAATCCTGAGAGTAGTAACAGGGGGTTGA
- a CDS encoding methanogenesis marker 16 metalloprotein → MSDASEFSGKSRTVPEIQAKIDSGEALVLTAAEISEKVRAGEEVRFEDVDVVTTATRGIMSGTYAVLSFKVSEPDSFVRASEVLLNGVPAVPGPCPNERLGILDLVVLGTAHSETDPRYGGGHLFRELVEGKSVRVDVTTSDGETFTAETSLAEMPFARLYATRHAFRNYKAFVNPGKDSLNTIFHALPFEGEFRELTFCGCGELNPIENDPGLETIGIGTRVLLNGAEGFVTGSGTRSSPKNPNLAGFADLHGMKPGYMGGFITSGGPEIINTWAVPIPVMHPGILDNILKVDREIPLQLVDVAGRLPLCEISYGDVWDGADLKVRYKPEDCLECESCDVDGVCPMEAIKRTPEGKIKHNRGLCFNCGLCVSRCKGGAFVAKLGSVRCTTGGCMREIKVTLRQSDRARAVKAAEELKKEVLSGKFRITAPVEKIRFP, encoded by the coding sequence ATGAGCGATGCATCCGAATTCTCAGGGAAAAGCCGGACCGTTCCGGAAATTCAGGCAAAAATTGACTCTGGAGAAGCTTTAGTTCTTACAGCAGCGGAAATCAGCGAAAAAGTCCGGGCAGGAGAAGAGGTCCGCTTTGAAGATGTGGACGTGGTAACCACTGCCACTCGCGGGATCATGAGCGGGACTTATGCGGTCCTTTCTTTCAAGGTTTCGGAACCTGATTCCTTTGTCAGGGCTTCAGAGGTCCTCTTAAACGGGGTCCCGGCAGTCCCCGGACCCTGCCCCAACGAAAGGCTGGGAATCCTGGACCTTGTCGTGCTCGGGACGGCGCACAGCGAGACCGATCCCCGTTATGGGGGAGGACACCTCTTCAGAGAGCTGGTTGAAGGAAAAAGTGTCCGTGTTGATGTTACGACCAGTGACGGGGAAACTTTCACAGCCGAAACTTCGCTTGCTGAAATGCCTTTTGCAAGGCTCTATGCCACAAGGCATGCTTTCAGGAACTACAAAGCTTTCGTAAATCCCGGAAAAGATTCTTTAAATACTATTTTCCACGCCCTTCCTTTTGAAGGCGAATTCAGGGAACTAACTTTCTGCGGCTGTGGGGAGTTAAACCCGATTGAAAATGATCCCGGGCTTGAAACCATCGGCATCGGGACAAGGGTCCTTCTCAACGGTGCAGAAGGTTTTGTGACAGGCTCGGGCACCCGAAGCTCTCCGAAAAACCCTAACCTAGCCGGTTTCGCTGACCTTCACGGCATGAAACCCGGGTACATGGGCGGCTTTATTACCTCCGGTGGGCCCGAAATAATCAACACCTGGGCTGTCCCGATCCCCGTGATGCACCCGGGCATACTGGATAACATCCTCAAGGTGGACCGGGAAATCCCCCTCCAGCTAGTCGACGTTGCCGGAAGGCTGCCTCTTTGCGAGATCAGCTACGGGGATGTCTGGGACGGAGCCGATCTGAAAGTCCGCTATAAGCCGGAAGACTGCCTGGAATGCGAAAGCTGTGACGTGGACGGGGTCTGTCCCATGGAGGCAATCAAAAGGACTCCAGAAGGCAAAATCAAGCATAACCGCGGTCTCTGCTTTAACTGTGGGCTCTGTGTCTCCAGGTGCAAAGGGGGAGCCTTCGTGGCAAAGCTTGGCTCTGTCCGCTGTACAACAGGGGGCTGCATGCGCGAAATCAAGGTGACTCTGCGCCAGTCCGACCGCGCAAGGGCCGTGAAAGCTGCAGAAGAACTCAAAAAAGAGGTCCTTTCAGGAAAGTTCAGGATAACGGCACCGGTGGAAAAAATAAGGTTCCCCTGA
- the comE gene encoding sulfopyruvate decarboxylase subunit beta encodes MEMQTPEEEVISIMKKEGIDLTATLPCDRIKNLLPLVSENFREIKLTREENGIGICAGAYMAGGKPMMLIQSTGLGNMINALESLNIVCGIPLPILSSWRGVYKEGIEAQIPLGAHLPGILEGAGIKYTIIDSPEKIGLLEDVIRDAYENLRPHVALVSPKTWEGSTCCTWEALETPEVPKKEKVCKFRLTQKVLEPLMVRNDAISAVAAEMDGEVTVTNIGVPCKELYAARDRDLNFYMFGSMGLVSSIGLGLALCTDRQVAVFDGDGSILMNPNALLEIGREAPANLTIIALDNGAYGSTGSQETCALRYIDLEILANACGIPNTHKVNTEEELAYLYKDSLSARQTSFLHVILKPGNTKAQNIPFSPEEITKRFMEALRNES; translated from the coding sequence ATGGAAATGCAGACACCGGAAGAAGAAGTTATATCCATAATGAAAAAAGAGGGCATCGACCTTACAGCAACCCTTCCCTGTGACAGGATCAAGAACTTGCTGCCCCTGGTTTCGGAAAATTTCCGGGAAATCAAGCTAACCAGGGAAGAAAACGGAATCGGGATCTGTGCCGGGGCGTACATGGCAGGGGGAAAGCCCATGATGCTGATCCAGAGCACGGGGCTCGGGAACATGATAAATGCCCTGGAATCCCTGAACATCGTCTGCGGAATCCCTCTCCCCATCCTTAGCAGCTGGAGGGGAGTCTATAAGGAAGGCATCGAAGCCCAGATCCCGCTGGGTGCCCACCTTCCCGGGATTCTCGAAGGGGCAGGGATCAAATATACAATCATAGACAGCCCGGAAAAAATAGGGCTCCTTGAGGATGTTATACGGGACGCATACGAAAACCTCCGCCCCCACGTTGCCCTGGTTTCCCCAAAGACCTGGGAAGGGTCGACCTGCTGTACCTGGGAAGCCCTGGAAACCCCGGAAGTACCGAAAAAAGAAAAGGTCTGCAAATTCCGCCTGACCCAGAAAGTCCTCGAACCCCTTATGGTCCGGAACGACGCGATCTCAGCCGTGGCAGCCGAAATGGACGGGGAAGTTACGGTAACGAACATCGGCGTCCCCTGCAAGGAGCTTTACGCTGCCAGGGACCGGGACCTTAACTTTTACATGTTTGGGTCCATGGGACTCGTCTCCTCAATCGGGCTCGGCCTTGCGCTTTGCACGGACCGGCAGGTGGCGGTATTCGACGGGGACGGAAGTATCCTCATGAACCCCAACGCCCTCCTGGAAATAGGCAGGGAAGCCCCGGCAAACCTGACCATCATCGCCCTTGACAACGGGGCTTACGGCTCCACAGGTTCCCAGGAAACCTGTGCTCTGCGCTACATAGACCTGGAGATCCTGGCAAACGCCTGCGGGATCCCGAACACTCATAAGGTCAACACGGAAGAGGAACTTGCATACCTGTACAAGGATTCCCTGAGTGCCAGGCAGACCTCCTTCCTCCATGTGATCCTCAAGCCCGGGAACACAAAAGCCCAGAACATCCCCTTCAGTCCGGAGGAGATCACGAAGCGTTTCATGGAAGCCCTGAGAAACGAAAGTTGA
- a CDS encoding cysteate synthase, with translation MGRFTLKCLKCGTEYGEQYRLSCENDNSLLRADYHEKKLELREQPGIGRFHSWLPVREELTTEAGPITYKSEALARELGLSNLYIGFSGYWPEKEAFIKTCSFKELEAHPTMQFLKETGGKAIVLASAGNTGRAFAHVSALTGTDVYIVVPESGIPKLWLPEEPTDSVHLIRMAPGNDYTDAINLAGRLAKLPGMVSEGGARNVARRDGMGTVMVDAAVTIGKMPDHYFQAIGSGTGGISVWEAALRLQADGRFGVKLPKLQLAQNLPFAPIYRAWEAGRREIIPEIDMPDAKQQIAETYASVLTNRAPPYAVNGGLYDALSDTDGIMYGITREEALEAKKLFEALEGIDILPPSAVGAASLLKAADAGNVAEDDVILLNIAGGGFERLKEDLTPIPIPPVATAENPDVPLEDLIS, from the coding sequence ATGGGAAGATTCACGTTAAAATGTCTGAAATGCGGAACCGAATACGGAGAGCAGTACAGGCTCAGCTGCGAGAACGATAACTCTCTTTTACGGGCGGATTACCACGAAAAGAAACTGGAACTGAGGGAACAACCGGGAATAGGGAGGTTCCACTCCTGGCTTCCTGTCCGGGAGGAACTTACGACCGAAGCCGGACCCATCACCTATAAAAGCGAGGCCCTTGCCAGGGAACTGGGGCTCTCGAACCTCTATATTGGCTTTAGCGGGTACTGGCCGGAGAAGGAAGCTTTTATCAAGACCTGCAGTTTCAAGGAACTCGAAGCCCACCCTACCATGCAGTTCCTGAAAGAAACGGGCGGAAAAGCCATTGTCCTGGCTTCTGCCGGAAACACAGGGAGGGCTTTTGCCCACGTCTCAGCCCTGACAGGGACGGACGTCTATATCGTGGTCCCGGAGTCCGGGATCCCGAAACTCTGGCTGCCCGAGGAGCCCACCGATTCCGTTCACCTGATCCGGATGGCGCCCGGAAACGACTACACTGACGCCATCAACCTGGCGGGCAGGCTTGCAAAACTCCCGGGCATGGTCTCTGAGGGAGGAGCCAGGAACGTCGCCCGCAGGGACGGCATGGGCACGGTAATGGTAGACGCCGCCGTGACCATAGGGAAAATGCCGGACCACTACTTCCAGGCAATTGGAAGCGGCACGGGAGGGATTTCGGTCTGGGAAGCTGCCCTGCGCCTTCAGGCTGACGGGCGTTTCGGAGTCAAACTGCCCAAACTCCAGCTCGCCCAGAACCTGCCCTTTGCGCCGATATACAGGGCCTGGGAAGCCGGGAGAAGGGAAATCATCCCCGAAATCGACATGCCGGACGCAAAGCAGCAGATAGCGGAGACCTACGCCTCGGTCCTGACCAACCGCGCCCCTCCTTATGCGGTCAACGGAGGGCTCTACGATGCGCTCAGCGACACGGACGGGATTATGTACGGGATCACCAGAGAAGAAGCCCTGGAGGCAAAGAAGCTCTTCGAAGCCCTGGAAGGAATCGACATCCTACCCCCCTCCGCAGTCGGAGCTGCCTCTCTCCTGAAAGCCGCAGACGCCGGAAACGTCGCAGAAGACGACGTGATCCTCCTGAACATCGCAGGCGGCGGGTTCGAAAGACTCAAGGAAGACCTTACCCCTATCCCCATCCCTCCTGTAGCTACAGCCGAAAACCCGGATGTGCCTCTTGAAGACCTGATCAGCTGA
- a CDS encoding tetratricopeptide repeat protein: MSRQKIDRAERLLEKSMGLVKKGRFNEALKTFSEAEKFAVESGNPYILYNVLYARGSFMQALRLHRDALGLYERASEAAEGMIAVDPGNVDAQTCVAAVNNNLGTLKKELKQPEEAGKHFERALKMLEKLLEKDSGNSTYLTHLGMASNNLGNLYSELGETENSEKQFRRALETYGELLAKEPENNLYQSYLGTAYMNFGVMQGKNGFKEEAEQNMVKALEIRGKLLASDQENQGYKADYDTTLEKLRELREKGKLEDKAEEKKAEEKSEEKTEEKNER; this comes from the coding sequence ATGTCGAGACAGAAAATTGACCGGGCGGAGAGATTACTTGAGAAGAGCATGGGACTGGTCAAGAAAGGCAGATTCAATGAGGCACTGAAGACTTTTTCGGAAGCTGAAAAATTTGCGGTAGAGTCGGGAAACCCGTACATCCTTTACAATGTACTCTATGCCAGAGGGAGCTTCATGCAGGCTTTGAGGCTGCACAGGGACGCTCTTGGGCTTTACGAAAGGGCTTCTGAGGCTGCGGAAGGAATGATTGCCGTAGATCCGGGGAATGTAGACGCTCAGACCTGCGTTGCTGCGGTCAACAATAACCTGGGGACGCTGAAGAAGGAGCTGAAGCAGCCGGAAGAGGCTGGAAAGCACTTTGAACGGGCGCTGAAAATGCTTGAGAAACTGCTTGAAAAGGACAGCGGAAACAGCACCTACCTGACCCACCTCGGCATGGCCTCAAACAACCTGGGGAACCTGTACTCGGAGCTGGGAGAAACTGAAAACAGCGAGAAGCAATTCAGGCGGGCACTGGAAACTTACGGGGAACTCCTTGCAAAAGAGCCGGAAAATAACCTCTACCAGTCTTACCTGGGAACCGCATACATGAACTTCGGAGTTATGCAGGGTAAAAACGGCTTCAAAGAAGAAGCCGAGCAAAACATGGTAAAAGCCCTGGAAATCCGCGGCAAACTCCTTGCAAGCGACCAGGAAAACCAGGGATACAAAGCAGACTATGACACTACCCTGGAAAAGCTCAGGGAACTCAGGGAAAAAGGGAAGCTGGAAGATAAGGCAGAAGAAAAGAAAGCCGAAGAGAAATCTGAAGAGAAAACGGAAGAGAAAAACGAAAGGTAA
- a CDS encoding zinc ribbon domain-containing protein — protein MSKKINYICPKCGNTSYDTGEIRTTGGSISKLLDVQNKKFTHVSCKRCKYTEFYQADSSMLGNIFDLFT, from the coding sequence ATGAGCAAAAAAATTAACTACATCTGCCCCAAATGCGGCAACACCTCATACGATACCGGCGAAATCCGCACAACCGGCGGCAGCATCAGCAAACTCCTCGACGTCCAGAACAAGAAATTCACCCACGTATCCTGCAAACGCTGCAAATATACCGAATTCTACCAGGCCGATAGCAGCATGCTGGGGAACATTTTCGACCTTTTCACGTAA
- a CDS encoding tetratricopeptide repeat protein yields MREEAGNYFQETLNLMRSGKPEEALESLQKAEEAAQQAKADDILLHVMNIRGQLMLSIGALDEALEICGHASNLFAEILTQNPENDFVLQCLQMNLNNVGIAGNHFESMGHFPQAKDAYETGLSVSQKMLDLLPQDDFCIIYTANTLNNLGSLLFDMGSVEEAKEKYEKALGIYEELLKTDPENVAYQSDVAMTLNNLGTLLSDTGNLEEAKDRYETSLEIYEALLKTDPENVGYQSFVETTLNNLGNLLSDMGSTEEAKAKYEKALDILKILSEKEPENEKLKEEIRLTQKELEAL; encoded by the coding sequence TTGAGAGAAGAAGCAGGAAATTATTTTCAGGAAACTCTGAACCTGATGCGAAGCGGGAAGCCTGAAGAAGCCCTCGAATCCCTCCAGAAAGCTGAAGAAGCCGCACAGCAGGCGAAAGCAGACGACATCCTCCTCCATGTCATGAACATAAGAGGACAGCTGATGCTGTCCATCGGCGCTCTCGATGAAGCGTTGGAGATCTGTGGTCATGCCTCAAACCTTTTTGCAGAAATCTTAACACAAAATCCTGAAAACGATTTTGTCCTGCAATGCCTTCAGATGAACCTTAATAACGTAGGAATAGCCGGGAACCATTTTGAAAGTATGGGGCATTTCCCCCAGGCTAAAGATGCCTATGAAACAGGGTTGTCAGTCTCTCAAAAAATGCTGGATTTACTTCCTCAAGATGATTTTTGTATAATTTACACAGCAAACACCCTCAACAATTTAGGTTCCTTGCTTTTTGATATGGGCAGCGTCGAAGAGGCGAAGGAGAAATACGAAAAAGCTCTCGGAATTTATGAAGAACTTCTGAAAACGGACCCTGAAAACGTAGCATACCAATCAGATGTCGCAATGACCCTCAACAATTTAGGGACCTTGCTTTCTGATACTGGTAACCTTGAAGAGGCGAAGGACCGCTACGAAACGTCCCTCGAAATTTATGAAGCACTTCTGAAAACGGACCCTGAAAATGTAGGGTACCAATCATTCGTGGAAACCACACTCAACAATTTAGGAAATTTGCTTTCTGATATGGGCAGCACCGAAGAGGCGAAAGCGAAATACGAAAAAGCGCTTGATATCCTGAAAATCCTGAGTGAAAAAGAGCCCGAGAACGAAAAACTGAAAGAAGAAATCAGACTCACCCAAAAAGAGCTCGAAGCACTTTGA
- a CDS encoding tetratricopeptide repeat protein, whose translation MREEAVKNFNETLDLIQKGKNEEALESLRKAEKTAQDAKDVAILFLTLKTRGQLLQSLGRLEEALETYIFSLITCEKFHETDPENKLYLDTLHMNLNNIGNLGNIFLRADNFPFAQQCYEIGIEASRKQLEFHPENKFYQMYVGNTLNNLGELLSKMDQNEEAKEKYEEALKTYSPLLKNHPENSEYLSDTAMTLNNLGILFSEKGQKAEAKENFEKALEVLKNLSEKEPENEKLKEEISLTLERLEAL comes from the coding sequence TTGAGAGAAGAAGCAGTAAAAAACTTCAATGAAACCCTGGACCTGATACAGAAAGGAAAAAACGAAGAAGCCCTTGAATCCCTCCGGAAAGCCGAAAAAACCGCACAGGATGCAAAAGATGTAGCCATTTTGTTCCTCACCTTAAAAACGAGAGGACAACTGCTGCAGTCCCTGGGCAGGCTTGAAGAAGCCCTGGAAACCTACATTTTTTCTTTAATAACCTGCGAAAAATTCCATGAAACAGACCCGGAAAACAAACTTTACCTTGATACCCTCCACATGAACCTTAACAACATCGGAAACCTCGGCAATATCTTCCTGAGAGCAGACAACTTCCCATTCGCCCAGCAGTGCTATGAAATTGGCATAGAAGCCTCCCGGAAACAACTCGAGTTTCATCCCGAAAACAAGTTCTACCAGATGTACGTCGGAAACACACTCAACAACCTCGGAGAACTGCTCTCAAAAATGGACCAAAACGAAGAAGCAAAAGAAAAATACGAAGAAGCCCTCAAAACCTACTCCCCCCTCCTCAAAAATCACCCAGAAAACTCAGAATACCTCTCAGATACAGCAATGACCCTCAACAACCTCGGAATCCTGTTTTCAGAAAAAGGGCAAAAAGCAGAGGCAAAAGAAAACTTCGAAAAAGCGCTTGAGGTCCTGAAAAACCTGAGTGAAAAAGAGCCTGAAAATGAAAAGCTCAAGGAAGAAATCAGCCTCACCCTGGAAAGGCTCGAAGCGCTCTGA
- the lonB gene encoding ATP-dependent protease LonB encodes MENNVNQNMDESKERVDESLHKMDERDDVSPKLDESEANRKVNEPEVNEPEANQKVGESDQNTDKPEAMLLEESDPQDEDVDIDFHFEETSNIDVPKLLIDQVLGQEHAVEVVKKAASQRRHIMMIGTPGTGKSLLAKAMAELLPKEELKDILVYPNMEDLNNPKIREVPAGKGREIVMAHKMEARKKAQARNMLMMLFVVGIIIYSYFVGQLLWGIIAGIMILMLTRQFLPKEEMMIPKLAVSNYDKEHAPYIDSTGAHAGALLGDVRHDPFQSGGLETPAHDRVEAGDIHKGHKGVLFIDEINTLRLESQQSLLTALQEKEYPITGQSERSSGALVKTEPVPCDFIMISAGNLDAVQKMHPALRSRIKGYGYEIYMRESMEDTAENRKKLVRFVAQEVVRDGHIPHFDEGAVKEIIREARRRAGRKGHLTLKLRDLGGLVRVAGDIARSEDAPLTKTEHVLAAKRIARSIEQQLADRYLEQKQDYSSFLRSGAAVGRVNGLAVMGGDSGIVLPIVSEVTPSMSGGEGRIIATGRLKAIAKEAVLNVSAVIKNMTGADIATHDVHIQFIGTYEGVEGDSASVSIATAVISALEKIPIDQSVAMTGSLSVRGDVLPVGGVTYKIEAAAQAGIKKVIIPKANEADVLIEKRYRDKIQIIPVSSIAEVLEHSLVGPKKNSIVEKLKNITKLSFDVPDVAQAASVQARNCLGYGN; translated from the coding sequence ATGGAGAATAATGTTAATCAGAACATGGACGAGTCTAAAGAGAGGGTGGACGAGTCTCTTCATAAAATGGACGAGCGAGACGACGTTAGCCCTAAACTGGACGAGTCTGAAGCCAACCGGAAAGTGAATGAGCCGGAGGTGAATGAGCCGGAAGCAAACCAGAAGGTGGGCGAGTCTGACCAGAACACGGATAAGCCTGAGGCTATGCTTTTAGAGGAATCCGACCCTCAAGACGAGGATGTTGATATCGATTTCCACTTTGAGGAAACTTCGAATATCGATGTCCCAAAACTCCTGATTGACCAGGTGCTCGGGCAGGAGCACGCGGTTGAAGTCGTGAAAAAAGCAGCCAGCCAGAGGCGGCATATCATGATGATCGGGACCCCGGGTACGGGGAAGTCTCTTCTTGCAAAAGCGATGGCGGAGCTCCTTCCTAAAGAGGAACTCAAGGATATCCTTGTGTACCCGAACATGGAAGACCTGAACAACCCTAAGATCAGGGAAGTTCCGGCCGGGAAGGGCAGAGAAATTGTCATGGCTCACAAAATGGAAGCAAGAAAGAAAGCCCAGGCCCGGAACATGCTCATGATGCTCTTCGTGGTGGGCATTATTATTTACTCTTATTTTGTCGGACAATTACTCTGGGGAATCATTGCCGGTATTATGATTCTCATGCTGACCCGCCAGTTCCTGCCAAAAGAGGAAATGATGATCCCGAAACTGGCGGTTTCCAACTATGACAAGGAACACGCACCTTACATTGACTCAACCGGCGCCCACGCAGGGGCTCTCCTCGGCGATGTCAGGCACGACCCCTTCCAGTCCGGAGGGCTTGAGACCCCGGCCCACGACCGTGTGGAAGCCGGCGACATCCACAAAGGCCACAAAGGGGTGCTTTTCATCGACGAAATCAACACCCTCAGGCTTGAATCCCAGCAGAGCCTGCTGACCGCGCTGCAGGAAAAGGAGTACCCGATTACCGGGCAGTCCGAGCGGAGTTCCGGAGCACTTGTTAAGACCGAACCCGTACCCTGTGACTTCATCATGATCTCTGCAGGAAACCTTGATGCGGTCCAGAAAATGCACCCTGCTCTCCGGTCCAGGATAAAAGGTTATGGGTACGAGATCTACATGCGGGAGTCCATGGAAGACACCGCTGAGAACCGGAAGAAACTGGTCCGCTTCGTAGCCCAGGAAGTTGTCCGGGACGGGCATATCCCTCACTTTGACGAGGGTGCCGTAAAGGAAATTATCCGGGAAGCCCGGAGAAGGGCAGGCCGGAAAGGTCACCTTACCCTGAAACTCCGTGACCTCGGCGGGCTTGTCCGCGTGGCAGGAGATATCGCCCGCTCCGAAGACGCTCCACTGACGAAAACCGAGCACGTGCTTGCCGCAAAGCGGATAGCCAGATCCATCGAGCAGCAGCTTGCCGACCGCTACCTGGAACAGAAGCAGGACTACTCGTCTTTCCTGAGAAGCGGCGCAGCCGTTGGCAGGGTCAACGGGCTTGCTGTCATGGGCGGAGACTCCGGGATCGTGCTTCCCATCGTATCCGAAGTAACCCCCTCAATGTCAGGGGGCGAAGGGCGTATTATTGCAACCGGTAGGCTCAAAGCCATTGCAAAAGAAGCGGTACTTAACGTTTCCGCGGTTATCAAAAACATGACCGGTGCCGACATAGCAACCCACGACGTCCATATCCAGTTTATCGGGACTTATGAAGGCGTGGAAGGGGACAGCGCGTCGGTTTCCATTGCTACTGCCGTCATCTCTGCCCTGGAGAAGATTCCTATTGACCAGAGCGTGGCGATGACCGGGTCTCTTTCGGTAAGGGGGGATGTCCTGCCTGTGGGCGGGGTCACCTACAAGATCGAAGCTGCGGCCCAGGCAGGCATCAAAAAAGTCATCATTCCGAAAGCCAATGAGGCGGATGTCCTGATCGAAAAGAGGTATAGGGACAAGATCCAGATCATCCCGGTCTCTTCGATTGCGGAAGTCCTGGAACACAGCCTTGTGGGCCCGAAGAAGAACAGCATTGTAGAGAAACTCAAGAACATCACGAAACTGAGTTTTGATGTGCCGGACGTTGCCCAGGCTGCGTCCGTACAGGCCAGGAACTGTTTAGGGTACGGGAACTGA
- a CDS encoding TldD/PmbA family protein, producing MNEIMQNIKFFDCRVIEGSSSSVILDNGKIEEISRNFMRGAGIRALCGGSWGYTAVEGELDLERGVRDAAKLAFAMDENTPKEEVELAAVAPPVVKNLPRIKIDPRDVPIEEKVELLKNIESRARVEGVHSTKVMFSESEFKIMYRNSEGVECEYELLNTGFAVSAVATENGVYQAGRESRFGYGYEVFDNVDAPGLAEKAGKTAVELLGAKTPKGGTMPVLLDQELAGVFAHEAVGHASEADLVLEGDSILANRIGEQIASPLVTIIDDPTLHEFGYYPFDAEGVESSRTEIIRGGVLNSYLHSRETAGKLGEETGNPGNSRAQGYSMPIVRMSNTFIDNGDSKFEEMLESVRDGMYLIGSRGGQVNTGEGIFQFNAEKGYLIKNGELTELVRDVSLSGKTLEILNHVTGVGNDLKMTAGRCGKGGQLAPVSDGSPHLAISRALVGGA from the coding sequence ATGAACGAAATTATGCAGAACATCAAATTTTTTGACTGCAGGGTGATTGAGGGCAGTTCAAGTTCGGTCATCCTGGACAACGGGAAGATCGAGGAAATTTCCAGGAACTTCATGAGGGGAGCAGGCATAAGGGCCCTTTGCGGAGGTTCCTGGGGTTACACGGCCGTGGAAGGGGAACTGGACCTTGAAAGGGGAGTTCGGGACGCTGCAAAACTTGCTTTTGCCATGGACGAAAACACCCCGAAAGAAGAAGTCGAACTTGCAGCCGTGGCCCCTCCTGTGGTAAAGAATCTCCCCCGGATAAAGATCGATCCCAGGGATGTCCCAATCGAGGAAAAAGTAGAGCTTTTGAAAAACATCGAGTCCCGGGCCAGGGTAGAGGGCGTCCACAGCACGAAAGTGATGTTCTCCGAATCTGAATTCAAGATCATGTACCGGAATTCCGAAGGTGTGGAATGCGAGTACGAGCTTTTGAACACGGGTTTTGCTGTTTCTGCGGTTGCGACCGAAAACGGGGTCTACCAGGCAGGCCGGGAAAGCCGTTTCGGCTACGGCTATGAAGTTTTTGATAATGTGGATGCCCCCGGGCTTGCGGAAAAGGCAGGAAAAACCGCAGTCGAACTTCTGGGCGCAAAGACCCCCAAGGGAGGGACAATGCCCGTGCTCCTTGACCAGGAACTTGCAGGCGTCTTTGCCCATGAAGCCGTGGGGCATGCCTCGGAAGCGGACCTGGTGCTCGAAGGGGACTCCATTCTTGCAAACCGGATCGGGGAACAGATTGCTTCTCCGCTTGTCACGATCATCGATGACCCGACCCTGCATGAGTTCGGGTACTATCCTTTCGATGCCGAAGGGGTTGAGTCCAGCCGGACTGAAATCATCAGAGGCGGGGTCCTTAATTCTTACCTCCATTCCCGGGAAACCGCAGGGAAGCTCGGGGAAGAGACCGGGAATCCCGGTAATTCGAGGGCTCAGGGCTATTCCATGCCCATTGTCCGGATGAGCAACACTTTCATCGATAATGGGGACTCAAAGTTTGAGGAGATGCTCGAATCTGTCCGGGACGGGATGTACCTTATAGGGTCCCGGGGCGGACAGGTAAACACCGGGGAAGGGATTTTCCAGTTCAACGCCGAAAAGGGTTACCTGATCAAGAACGGGGAACTTACTGAACTTGTCAGGGACGTGTCCCTTTCGGGAAAGACCCTTGAGATCCTGAACCACGTGACCGGGGTTGGGAACGACCTGAAAATGACTGCCGGTAGGTGCGGGAAAGGCGGGCAGCTTGCGCCCGTTTCCGACGGTTCTCCCCATCTTGCCATTTCCCGGGCTCTGGTGGGAGGTGCCTGA